Proteins from a single region of Oryza brachyantha chromosome 6, ObraRS2, whole genome shotgun sequence:
- the LOC102715670 gene encoding transcription factor bHLH144-like — protein sequence MQGDPGFGYGGFGYGYGYGYGGAGYDMAGYGSGGGYYMSDPYPAAYEDPLAGRRQHDFPAPLTGLEFQPSETCPKNYVIFDQTYDRSRVMFHPSLANKLGNSGGYDHHCYGFDQDYNGKSAYCGVEDDGGGCSIRQKEDTDEIDALMSTEDGEEEDDVLSTGRTPGCRAGGSPDSTCSSGYGVSTGASRSDCGGGRKPEAGGERKKERMKKMMRTLKGIIPGGDRMDTPAVLDEAVRYLKSLKVEVKKLGVRGSSS from the coding sequence ATGCAGGGCGACCCAGGGTTCGGGTACGGCGGTTTCGGCTACGGCTACGGCTATGGctacggcggcgccggctacgACATGGCCGGCTACGGCTCCGGTGGAGGATACTACATGAGCGACCCGTACCCTGCTGCTTATGAAGACCCGCTTGCTGGTCGGAGGCAGCACGACTTCCCAGCGCCGCTCACCGGCCTCGAGTTCCAGCCGTCGGAAACCTGCCCCAAGAACTACGTCATCTTCGACCAGACCTACGACCGGAGCCGTGTGATGTTCCACCCGTCCCTGGCTAACAAATTGGGCAACTCCGGCGGCTATGACCACCACTGCTACGGCTTCGACCAGGACTACAACGGCAAGAGCGCCTACTGCGGcgtcgaggacgacggcggtgggTGCTCGATCCGGCAGAAGGAGGACACCGACGAGATCGACGCGCTGATGAGCACGGaagacggcgaggaggaggacgacgtgCTGAGCACGGGTCGCACGCCAGGGTGCCGAGCCGGGGGTTCGCCAGACTCCACGTGCTCGTCCGGATACGGGGTGAGCACGGGCGCGTCGAGGTCCgattgcggcggcggccggaagCCCGAGGCCGGAGGCGAGAGGAAGAAGGAGCggatgaagaagatgatgcGGACGCTCAAGGGGATCATCCCCGGCGGCGACAGGATGGACACGCCCGCCGTCCTCGACGAGGCTGTCAGGTACCTCAAGTCGCTCAAGGTGGAGGTCAAGAAGCTCGGCGTGCGTGGCTCAAGCAGCTAG